The following coding sequences lie in one Bordetella genomosp. 9 genomic window:
- a CDS encoding YnfA family protein yields the protein MNTLLLYIATAIAEIVGSYLPYLWLKEGKSPLLLLPAAAALGLFAWLLTLHPAAAGRVYAAYGGVYIATALAWLWFIQGIKPSPWDWAGVALSLTGMAVIAFQPR from the coding sequence ATGAACACGCTGCTCCTCTACATCGCCACGGCCATTGCAGAAATCGTCGGCTCCTATCTCCCCTACCTTTGGCTCAAGGAGGGCAAATCCCCCTTGCTCCTCCTGCCCGCGGCCGCGGCGCTCGGGCTCTTCGCCTGGCTCCTCACCCTGCATCCCGCCGCGGCCGGCCGCGTCTACGCCGCCTATGGCGGCGTCTACATCGCCACCGCCCTGGCCTGGCTATGGTTCATCCAAGGCATCAAACCTTCCCCCTGGGATTGGGCCGGCGTCGCGCTCTCCCTGACCGGCATGGCCGTCATCGCATTCCAGCCACGCTAA
- a CDS encoding winged helix DNA-binding protein codes for MPPPDSPKPTIAASAHLVSDRAPDLSAVEFGLMIASHAFNRWIVRCMAAAGLPDLTAIDVIVLHHVHHRQRGKKLADICFTLNIEDTHIVNYSLKKLERLGVVQGQRSGKEVVYSVTAKGSEIITRYVQVRERCLIDGLPAASNGLEFSQQLANLLRGLSGVYDQAARAATSL; via the coding sequence ATGCCACCCCCCGACAGCCCCAAGCCGACAATCGCCGCTTCCGCCCATCTGGTCTCCGACCGCGCCCCCGACCTGTCGGCCGTCGAATTCGGCCTGATGATCGCGAGCCACGCCTTCAACCGCTGGATCGTCCGCTGCATGGCCGCCGCCGGCCTTCCTGACCTGACCGCCATCGACGTCATCGTCCTGCATCACGTCCACCATCGCCAGCGCGGCAAAAAACTCGCGGACATCTGCTTTACCCTGAACATCGAAGACACCCACATCGTCAACTACTCCCTCAAGAAGCTGGAACGCCTGGGCGTCGTCCAAGGTCAGCGCAGCGGCAAGGAAGTCGTCTATTCCGTCACCGCCAAGGGCAGCGAAATCATCACCCGCTACGTCCAGGTGCGGGAACGGTGTCTCATCGACGGTTTGCCGGCCGCGAGCAACGGCCTGGAGTTCTCGCAACAACTCGCCAACCTCCTGCGCGGCCTGTCCGGCGTCTATGACCAGGCCGCGCGCGCGGCCACCTCGCTGTAG
- a CDS encoding ankyrin repeat domain-containing protein — protein MKRKSIFRPHVAALGAAPILAWSPLLPAFAADLGSAPVYVANDRASDVRELLARGWDPNTRINGQPAIMQAVRDGAWAVFDVLAADPRTDVNAANPHDETPLMYLAIQGQTQRAKALIARGAQVNRLGWTPLHYAASKGQLDVAKLLLSNRAIVNAPGPDGTTPLMMAGLSGSADMVKLLLDAGADPAMRNLQGLDAAAWAHSARHETLAAELERAAAARQSQLTGQSPPAGAHPERDAAPVSVPGGAAAASPANGATHPTISPPASTGPTGASPPTSQGGQPGRGEDQPMLKGVEGVRLGTPGSGATD, from the coding sequence ATGAAAAGGAAATCTATATTCAGACCGCACGTCGCCGCCCTCGGCGCGGCGCCTATCCTCGCCTGGAGCCCGCTGTTGCCGGCCTTTGCCGCCGATCTTGGCAGTGCCCCCGTCTATGTCGCCAATGACCGCGCGAGCGACGTGCGCGAGCTGTTGGCCCGCGGCTGGGATCCCAATACCCGCATCAACGGCCAGCCGGCGATCATGCAGGCCGTCCGGGACGGCGCGTGGGCGGTCTTCGACGTCCTGGCCGCCGACCCGCGGACCGACGTCAATGCCGCCAACCCGCACGACGAAACCCCGCTCATGTACCTGGCCATCCAGGGCCAGACCCAACGCGCCAAGGCGCTCATCGCCCGCGGCGCCCAGGTCAACCGTCTGGGCTGGACCCCCTTGCATTACGCCGCATCCAAGGGACAGCTCGACGTCGCCAAACTCCTGCTCTCGAATCGGGCCATCGTCAATGCGCCCGGCCCGGATGGCACGACGCCTCTCATGATGGCCGGCCTGTCCGGCAGCGCCGACATGGTCAAGCTGCTGCTCGATGCCGGCGCCGATCCCGCCATGCGCAACCTCCAGGGCCTGGACGCCGCCGCTTGGGCGCACTCCGCCAGACACGAGACCCTGGCCGCCGAGCTCGAGCGTGCCGCTGCCGCGCGGCAGAGCCAGCTGACGGGCCAAAGCCCGCCCGCCGGCGCGCACCCAGAGCGGGACGCCGCGCCTGTGTCCGTCCCCGGCGGCGCCGCTGCGGCTTCCCCGGCCAATGGCGCCACGCACCCCACCATTTCGCCGCCTGCGTCCACCGGTCCGACCGGCGCAAGCCCTCCCACGTCGCAGGGCGGCCAGCCCGGCAGAGGGGAAGATCAGCCGATGCTCAAGGGCGTGGAAGGCGTGCGCCTTGGCACGCCCGGCAGCGGCGCCACGGACTGA
- a CDS encoding TatD family hydrolase: protein MYVDSHCHLNFLELAENLPDILDRMAQNQVTHALVVSVAMPDWPGLMALVRPHRNLWASVGVHPDYEDTQVPTADELVELAADHKVVAIGETGLDYYRLSEPLDWQRDRFRTHIRAARDAGLPLIIHTRASAEDTLKILREEKAEEVGGVMHCFTESWEVAQAAMDLNFHISMSGIVTFKNASVLQDVAARLPLDRLLIETDSPYLAPVPHRGKLNDPSKVIHVAEKIAELRGVPVAEVAAASTENFFRLFSKIER from the coding sequence ATGTACGTCGATTCCCACTGTCATCTGAACTTTCTCGAGCTTGCGGAAAACCTGCCCGACATCCTGGATCGCATGGCCCAAAACCAGGTCACGCATGCCCTGGTGGTCAGCGTCGCGATGCCCGACTGGCCCGGCCTGATGGCGCTGGTCCGGCCGCATCGCAACCTGTGGGCGTCCGTCGGGGTACATCCCGACTACGAAGACACCCAGGTGCCCACGGCCGATGAACTCGTGGAACTGGCGGCCGATCACAAAGTCGTGGCCATCGGCGAAACGGGACTCGACTACTACCGCTTGAGCGAGCCCCTGGACTGGCAGCGCGACCGTTTCCGCACCCACATCCGCGCCGCCCGGGATGCGGGATTGCCGTTGATCATCCACACCCGCGCCTCGGCGGAAGACACCCTGAAGATCCTGCGCGAAGAAAAGGCGGAAGAAGTGGGCGGCGTCATGCACTGCTTCACCGAATCGTGGGAGGTTGCGCAGGCGGCCATGGATTTGAACTTCCACATCTCCATGTCCGGCATCGTCACCTTCAAGAACGCCAGCGTCCTGCAGGACGTGGCCGCGCGCCTGCCGCTGGACCGGCTCCTGATCGAAACGGATTCTCCTTACCTGGCGCCGGTGCCGCACCGGGGCAAGCTGAACGACCCCTCAAAGGTCATCCACGTCGCCGAAAAGATCGCCGAGCTGCGTGGCGTCCCCGTGGCGGAAGTAGCGGCCGCCTCAACCGAAAATTTCTTCCGTCTCTTCAGCAAGATAGAGCGTTAA